TATTTACCGCCGTAACCGCTTTAGCGGCGAGCAGGCGAAAAACTTCATTAACGGAATAAGCGCTTTCGTCGGCGCACACGGGCATTTTAAGTTTCTTTGAAAGCCAGGAGAGGCCCTCAAGATCATTTTTAGCCACCGGCTGTTCAAAGACCGCCGGCACAATGCCTTTTTTCCCGAGAGCCGCAATGAATTTCTGCGCCTCAGCCGCCGTATAGGCGCAGTTGGCGTCAAGGTAAATATCGCAGCCGGGCGCGGATTTATTCACCGCTTCAAGCCGCCGCATATCCTCATCAAAGTCAATCCCCACTTTTATCTTGAAAATTTTAAAGCCCGCGCGGCGCATTTTCAGCGTGAAGTCACGGGCCTCGGCCGCGCCGCCTATCACCACGGTAATGTCGGTTTTAAGGCGGGCCTTGGCGCCGCCAAAAAAGCGCCAGAGGGAAATATCCAGCCTGCGGCAGGCCAGATCGAGCAGAGCTGTCTGCACCGCCGCCAAAGCCGCGCGGCGGGAATCCAGTATTTCCTCAAGAGCGCAGAAAAGCTTTAAATAATCAGCCGAATCTTTGCCCTCAAGATACTTTGCGGCCATATTCAGGCCTTTACGCGTGCTCTCAAGGGTTTCGCCGGTAATATGGCTTGCCACCGCGGCTTCCCCCCAGCCGGTAAAGCCGTCTTTTGACTTGACGGAAAAAAGCGCGTTTTCAAGACTTTTATGGCTGCCGCTTGAAATGGTAAAGGGAGTAAACAGATCCGCCCGCAGGACGCGTTCGGCACAGCCGGTTATAAGCGAGGTTTTCATATCAGTTAAGGCTCCAGTTCTTCTTGTACTGCCGTTGAAATATATTTAAATATATAAGACGGGGCAAAAGCAAGGCGGCGGATTTCCGCAGTTTCTTTCGGCTTGAAATAACGCCTGTCAGTCTGCTAAACGAAAAACCCGCTCGTCGCGGGTTTTCGCTTCCCCCATAAGGCAGGGGGACTTGCCATTTGGCGGACAGCCTTAGGCTGACGGCCAAAAGAAGTGTAGCACATGAATCTTGACTTGTCAAGGGGGCACGGACCGCTAATTTTTATACCACACCATGTAGTCATTGCCCTGCGCGGTCAATGTCCAGCCGGGGCCGGGATCCCAGCTCTGCCCGCCAAGCTTGACCGCCAGCTTATTGTCTATTACAGCAGCATAGAGATTCTGCGAAGCCTGTATGATGCTTACGCTGCTTGAAGAATTTATTCCCAGGGATTTTCTTATTTTGGCAAGCCTTGTTATTTCGTCTTTCAGTCCCCAGTCAAAAAAATGAGACCAGAAGATGCACGGGACGCCGGGATGGGTCAAAATATAAGCGTAGCCCTGCATTACCTTGTCGGAAGGGAAGGGCCAGGACTTGGAAGAACTCGCATTGAGCGTGGTATCATGGTTGTCCACGAAAGTCACGGCGTTGTCCGGCCACCAGCCGATAAGGCCGGACGGGCGGCCGCTTGCGTCTTTCAGCCGCCAGTATTCGCCGGAAGCGACGGCCTGCTGAAGTATGCCCTTGGTCGTAAAATCAAATACTTTTATTTCGCCGTTGACCGAATCCATCCAGCTGGCTAAAGCCTGCCTGTGAGTATCGGTATTGTTAAGGTCAAGGTCGTCCCATATTTCGGCCACGGCAAAAACCGGTTTTGTGGCCCTGTTGTACATAAGCATGTATTTGGAATCGTAGCCGCGGGCAAAATCGTAGCGCCAGCCGTCGTAGCCGACGGAAGTTCTCAGCCAGGTCATCCATGCGGTTATATCCTTCTGCACGGCAGCGTTGGTATGATCCAGGTCACGCGCGAAAGGCACTCCCTTGCCGGTATCCGGCGCACCCCTGCCCTTCCCCCACTCGTCATCGGAGCAAACCGATTCCGGACCCCACGCCGGGTCGGTGAAGTCGGCCCAGCCCTTGGTTCCCACACGGTGGTTGATAACGATGTCGGCTATAACCCGCACCCCTTTGGCGCGCAAAGCGGTTATGGCCGAGGCAAGTTCGACCGAAGAACCGTATTTGGAGTCCTGTATATAAAGCCTTCTGGGCAGATAGCCCTCGTCGCTGGCCGAGTCTGAGGAAGGCGGCAGCCAAACCAGGTTTATTCCCGCCCGGGACATATCGCCGGCCCTGCTCTCTACCGTGTTCCACCAGGGAGAGGTTTTCCATGAAGTCCAGTTAAAACCCTGAAGCATGATGGTGGAATCAAATCTTGGGACCGATGAGCCGGGGTTATGAACGGAAGCACAAAAAACTCTGCCGCCTGAAAGAGGCAGCAGTAATAGCACGGTGGCCAGCAGTTTTTTCACTTTCATAACCCTATATACATTTCTATCACATATAAAGATTTTGTCAAGGGCCAATTGGGCAGGGGGTAGGGACTCGAGACTAGGGGTTAGCGGTTGGCGGTTAGGGAAGGAGTTTCTTACACTAACCGCTAGCGGCTAGCGGAGAGGGCGAGGAGTAAAGAACTCCTTCCCTAAACCCCTAACCTCCAGCCCCTATACCCTGCTTTATGCTAATTTTTTTCTCAGGTAATCAGCCCGCAAGGCGTCGCGTTCTGACGGGGAAAGCTGCCCGCCCCGCACTTTGGCCGATCCCATCGCGGAAAAAGTGCGGGATTTTCCGCTTGCAAGCTGCACATGGGCCGGCTGCATTAAAAGCGTCAGCTGGTTAAGCGTGTTGAAATCAAGGCCAAGCCCCGCACTTTTGGTTCCCAGACCATCGTCAATAGCCGCAGTCTCGCCGCTAACCGGCCGCTTTTTATCCCAAAAGGGCGGGGTAAACCTGCAGCCCATGGCAAGCCCCAGTCGCACCAAAGAAACATGCCGCATAAATTCCTGATAGGACATGAGCCTCGCATTCTTCAGCATACCATAGGCGCGGTAAACAGCATCCTCCGTTTTCAACCTGTCCCCGCCCTTAAGAAGGGTTTCTCTGGCGGATATCTCCCTGCTTATGAGGTTTTTTATTGCGCGGTCCAGGCTTCTGCAGAACTCTTCCTCGCTCTTTCCCAGGCAGACGGCGTTTGAGATCTGGTAGAAATCACCCAGAATATAGGTGCCCTCGCCGTAAATGCCTCTTGCGGTAACGCCAAGACTGGAAAGGCTTTCAAGAGTTTCGGGTATGTATCCAAGGCGGGAAAGCGCGGGCAAATGGGCAAGACACGACACCCTGAGTCCTGTCCCCGCATTTGCGGGGCTGGCGGTAAGGCAGCCGAATTTATCGCTGCAGGCGTAAGGCAAAATCCTGCCGAGCGAACTTTCAAGTTTTTCCGCCGCGGCGAAAGCTTCTTCTATTGCAAGGCCGGCGACGATGCTTTGCACGCGCAGATGATCTTCTTCATTTACCATCACGGAAAGGCTTTCGTCGCCGCTGATCACAACGCCCGCGGGCCGGATCATGGCGGACAGGGCATGCGAAATATGGTGGCGTTCCGCCAGAATTTGTTTTTCGAATGGAGAAAGCGTTTCGGTTTTAAGGTAACATGACCCCGGAAAAAAACCGCAGGCTTTTACAGCCTTGAACGCCAGGTCACGCGCGGAAAGCAGGGAGGAGGCGTGGGCGCGGTGCGGAAACGGAAAACCGGAAAAGTTGCGCGCGAAGCGCACCCGGGTTGAAAATATCATTTCCGGGCAGCTGCCGCGCGAATTCGCCCAGTTAACGGCAGACCCGAAAGAGTCGGTTATTTCCGGCATTTATTCGCTATCCTAATTTCTTTATCTGGTCGCGCAGCCGGGCGGCTGTTTCAAAATCTTCCCTGTCAACGGCCGCTTTGAGCTCGGCGTTAAGCCCTTTAAGCCGGCGCGCGGTTTGTGCTTTGCGTTCCCGCTTCCCCGTTGCCGCACTGTCGCATTTTTCAAAGCTCTTTGCAGCCCGCGTCGCATAAACCTTTCCGGTATGCAGGCAGGAACCGTACGCGCGGGTAAGAAGCTCGCTTAACTGCGCGTCGAAGCTCACGTAGCACACGGAGCAGCCGAGTTTGCCCGTTTCCTTGAACTCTCTGTAGGTTAAAGCGCAGGCAGGACAATGCAGGGCCTTTTTCCCCGCCGGCAGGAATTCCTTGAAACAGCCGTTTATGCCGCCTAATATATCCGGTATGTTCAAGGAACCGCTTTCATAGCCGGCGGGTACCGCCCCGCCCTTTTGGCCCGGAAAGCTGGGCTTATCACCCGACCTGTAATCTCCCACGCCGGTAGATTGTTCCAAAAGAGCGGGGCCCGCCCCTTTTTTGGCGGCGCATACGGCGCACAAATGGGCGTCGGTAACCTTGTTGTTTACCGCCATTTTAAGAAAAACAACGGCCTCGCGCCGGCCGCAATCCATGCAAAGCATTATGTTACGGCCTCAAGCCTGCCTCCTGAAAGATGGAAAACCCGGTCGGCGTAGGAAGCTGCGTCTTCGTTATGGGTCACCATAAGCACAGAAGCCCCGATAGAGTTGGCTTTTTTTAGATCGTCCAGAACTATTTTCGCGTTATGCCTGTCCAGATTGCCGGTGGGCTCGTCGGCTATCAGCAGGCCGGGATTGTTTACGAGGGCCCTTAAAATAGCCGCGCGCTGTTTTTCTCCGCCTGAGATCTCCATAGGAAATTTGTGCGCCAGCGCCTCAAGCCCGAAGCGCCGCAAAAGTCCGACTGCACGCGAGGTATCCCCGCGCCCGGCAATCCTTAGGGGCATGTCAATGTTTTCAAGCACCGTGAATTCCGGCAGGAGCGAGTCGAACTGAAACACGAAACCTATGTTTTTCAGCCGAAGAACCGCTTTTTCGCTTTCGCTCAAAAGCTCGAGCTTGCGGCCATAAAGGCGTATTTCCCCGCTATATGAATCGTCAAGCAAGCCTATCAGATTGAGAAATGTGGATTTGCCGGAACCGGAAGGACCAAGGAGCACGATAAATTCCCCCTTACGGGCAAAGAAATTTATCTCTTCAAGTACCTGTACCTGCTCGTGCCCCTGCACATAAGCCTTGCTCAGACCGGTTATTTCTACGATTTTATCCATAGTTAAACGGCAGAGAATAGTGGCGAGAGATTAGCGGTACTCCTTCCCCAACCTCCAGCCGCTAGCCTCTATCCTCTGCCCTACCCATACCGTATGGCATCCACGGGGCTGATCTTTGAGGCCCGAAGCGCCGGATAAACGGCGCTGAGCATACAGAGCGCGTAGCTGATAAAAACCGTGCCGAGCACATCGCGCAGTTTTATTTCCACCGGCACCCGGCTGATATAGTAAATGTCTGAAGGCAGTTCAACTACCGGATAGCGTCCGATGAACAGCGAGAGCGCGAGTCCCAAAAGCACGCCGAGGCTTATACCGCTTATGGCTATAAGGTTGCCCTCCCAGAAAAAAACGCGCCGTATGAACCCGGGGCCGGCCCCTATCGAGCGCAGTATGCCTATATCGCGCAGTTTTTCCACGCTCATCATCAGCAGATTTGAGGCAATATTAAAAGTGGCCACCAGAATTATAAGCGCGAGCACCAGAGACATCATAAATTTCTCAAGTTTCAGGGCCGCAAAAAGCGTCTGGTTCATGTCGGCGTAGGTTTTCACCGTATACTGAAAACCGAGGCTTTTTTTAAGCGCGGCGGCCACCCGCCCCGAAAGTTCTATATCGTCCAGCTTCAGGCCCATGCCGTTCGCGCCGCCGTCAAGATTAAAAAAGTCTCCCGCATCTTTAATCCCGCAATAGGCCATGGTATTGTCAAACTCATAGTAACCGGTGTGAAGAAGACCCGCCACTTTGAACTTGCGCATTTTCGGGAAAATGCCTATGGAGGTGGCTACGGATTTCGGCGACACAAGAATAACCTCGTCTCCCAGCCACACGCCTATGTTCTTTGCCAGTTCTTCGCCGAGTATGATGGCGGGAACCATGGAGCCGGTTTCTTTCAACGCGTTCCAGGAGCCGGTTTTAAGCGAAGCCTTAAGGTTGTTTATTTTAAACTCGCCCTCGGGGTCAAGCCCTTTCACCACCACGCCGGTGGAGCGGTTATCAAAGGTAAGTATCCCCTGCCCAAGCACGAAAGGGGAAAAGGCGGTCACATGGCCCTGTTCGGAAAGCGCCGAGGTCAGGCGCGCGCGGTCCTGGGTCCGCATGGGACCGTAAATTATGATATGCGCCTGGGCGTCAACTATTTTTTTCTTGATGTCGGACTGGAAACCGTTCATTACGGAGAGGGTGGTAATAAGAGCCGCTACCCCCACGGTAACTCCGGCCACGCCTATAAGCGTGGTTACCATGGAAAACAGGCCTTTTCTCTTGGCTTTCAGATACCGGTAGGCGATAAAGAATTCTGCGGACATAATTATACGGCAGCGGCTAGAGGAGAGCGTATAGCGTAGAGAGCAGTTTCCCCCCTTCTTACAGGTCCGGGGCCTTGTACTTTGCGGCTTCGGGTTTCAGCAGCGGGAACAAAATCACTTCCCTTATGGAAGGCTTGCCGGCAAAAAGCATGGTAAGGCGGTCAATGCCTATGCCGATGCCGCCCATCGGAGGCATACCGTACTCCATGGCCTCAATAAAATCCTTATCAAGAATGTCCGCCTCGCCGTTATTTTCCTCTTCGCGCTGGCGGAGCTGCTCCTCAAGGCGGCTTTTCTGATCCTCGGGGTCGTTCAACTCGGAGTAGGCGTTCGCTATTTCCTCTTTCCCGGCAAAAAACTCAAAGCGTTCCACTATGGATTCATCTCCGGTCTTACATTTGGCCAGCGGAGTTATGGCCGTGGGATAATCCATAACGAAAGTGGGCTGATCCAGTTCCGACAGTATCTTCTCGTCCATGATCCGTTCAAAGATCTTGGCGGGCGGGGTGTCGGCCGCGGATTCTATGTGAAGTTTGGCCGCCAGTTTTTTCAGGTTTTCCTTGTTAAAGGACTTGCCCTTCAGCACTTCGTGTATGTTCTCTCCTGTTTTTTTCAGCCATTCGCCGGGCAGGGACAGACGTTTGAACGGAGGCTTCAGGTTTACCGTCATCCCGTTGTAGTCAACAGTGTCCGCGCCTATGATAAGCGAGCATTTTTTAAAGATCGTTTCCACCAGTTCGGCCATGCCGTTGTAGTCGGAATAGGCCTTATAGGCTTCCAGCGTGGTAAATTCCGGATTATGGCGGGTGTCCACGCCCTCATTGCGGAACACGCGGCCTATTTCGTATGCGCCGTCAAAACCGCCGATGATAAGTTTCTTAAGCGGCAGTTCCGTGGCGATGCGCATGTAAAGTTCATATTTATACGCGTTGTGAAAGGTTATAAAGGGCCGCGCCGACGCGCCGCCGGCCTGGGCGCAAAGCACCGGAGTTTCAACCTCAAGGTAGCCGTCCGCGTCAAGCACGCCGCGGATGGCGGATACCACCTGCGCGCGCCGCACAAAAATAGTACGCGCTTCCTCGTTGGAAATAAGGTCAAGGTAACGCTCGCGGTAGCGGGCTTCCGGATCCGTCAGGCCGTGAAATTTCTCAGGCAGCGGGCGCACGGATTTTGAAAGCACCGTAAGTTTTTCCGCGTTCACGGTCAATTCCCCCGTATGGGTCAGAAAAAGTTTTCCCTCCACCCCCAGAAAATCCCCCACGTGCATCTGCTTCTTAAAAAGTTCATAAGCCGCTTCACCCACGGCGTCCTTTTTAACGTAAATCTGCATCTTGCCGGTGCCATCCTTAAGGTGGGCGAAAGTGGCCTTGCCCATCACGCGCATAAGCACTATGCGTCCCGCTATTATAACGCTTGTATCGGCCGGGGCCTGGCGGGCCCTGTCAATTTTATGCGTCAGCCGGAACCTGTGGGGGAACGGATCTATACCCTGCTCCCGTATGGTTTTTATTTTGGCGTAATTATTGGCGATTATGTCGTTTATCCCGGAGTTTGGGGTGATGTTCATTTTCTAGCCTATGGCTGTGCCGTATCAAGGGCTATGCCCATCAGACGGCTTTGATGCGATGGCGTCCTTTACGATTTTTACCAGGTTTTTGGGTTCGAACGGCTTTTCCACGAAAGCGAAAATATTGGAGGACAGCTCAAAGAGGTCTTTCATCTGCCCCTTGGCGGTCAATATAATTATGGGTATGTGGCTAAGCTCGTTAATTTCCTGGAGTTTTCCCTGCAGGGTATAGCCGTCCATTTCAGGCATCATGATGTCAAGTATCAGGACGTCGGGAATAATTTTCTTGGCGGCGTCAAGGGAGGTAAGCAGGTTAAAGGCCTCAAGGCCGTTATACGCCTCATGCACTTCCAGCTGCTCCCGCTCCATAAGCACCTTGATCAGATACACCACATCTTTCTCGTCATCCACTACCATTACTTTAGCCATAAATCCCCTGTAAACCGCGAAAAACCGTCGAAAGACAAAACCGCGGATTTTCCGGCGCCTGGCGGCACTTTGCCTGCCAGAGGCGGGGCCGGACCGAATTCATTATTATAGTATATAATTTCTCGCAGTTAAAAATCCCGCTCCGGAGCGGGACCGGAGAGAAGAAAAACCGGCGCAAAAAATGTAAAATGGATATGCAGCCTGAAACTGCGGCTGGAAACATAATCATTTCCTGGAGATTCAAAATGGCACTTGAAAAAACCCTTATCCTTATCAAACCTGACGGCATTAAACGGCGGCTGACCGGCCTGGCCATTGACCGGCTTGAAAACGCGGGCTTTGAGCTTGTGGGCGCGAAAGCGGTAAGCGTCACTGAAGATTTGGCCAGAAAACATTATGACGCCCTCAAAGACAAACCGTTCTTTGAAAACCTTATAAAATATATACGCGGAGAGTTTCACGGTATTTCAAAAAACCGCATTATCGCTTTGGTTTACAGAGGCGAGAACGCAATAAAAGGGGTGCGCGCCGTGGTGGGGGCCACAAATCCCGAGGAGGCCGCACCCGGTTCCATAAGGGGCTCGTTTGGAAGGATAAGTTCAAAAGGACAGTTTGAAAATGTAGTCCATGCCTCAGGCGATGCTGAAGACGCCAGGCGTGAAGTGGCCCTCTGGTTTAAGCCTGACGAAATAATTGAGTAAAGAAGGCCATAGGCCATACGCCGTAAGCCATAAGTTTAAAGGTGTTCCTTAAAAAGCTTATGGCAGTAATTCTCTTTCGATATGAAACTTAAACTTTTATTCCCGTTTGTTTTTTTCTTCAGCGCCCCACTTTTCGCACAGCAAGCCGGCCGGGAACGCGTCGAGGAGCGCGTAACGCTTGAAACGGACGACGGCTGGAAACTGAATGCCCGCTACCTGAGAGCCGCGCAGAGCGCGCCCACCCTTGTACTGCTGCACACTCAAAAAAGCGACCTGACGGAATGGAACCTTTGGTTCCCCTACCTTAAAAAATACGGCTACGGCTACCTGGCGCCTGACCTGCGCGGGCATGGTTTCAGCTTTATTATGCCCAACGGCTCCACAGCCACCTACAGATCCTTCGCTATAAGCGGCCCCGACAACGAATTCAATAAAATGACCAGGGATGTGGAAGCGGCCGTGGCGTATCTGTCAACGAACTCCGTAACCTCCGACAGGATAGTTCTGGCGGGTTCCGTGCTGGGCGCGAACCTGGCCATAAAAACAGCCGCCATACATCAGGATATCGCCATGGTTATAGCCATTTCTCCTGCGCTCAATATAAACGACGTGCTGTCAATAAACCCGCTCAGGGCCTACGGTAAAAGGCCGATCCTGCTTGTGGCCGGCGCCGACCGGGCCAGGCAATACAAGGAATTCCAGCTTATAAATGATATAGCGAAATCGGCCTGCGGAAAAGAAAATGTAAGCGTGCTGGTTGAAGCAAAAGGCATAGGGCCGGAATTGATCACAAAATACAACATTAAAAGGGTTCTGGACTGGCTTAAAAATCCGCGCCTGCCGGAGATAATTCAGCTGTCAACCGGCGCCGTGCAGGACGCCGCGCCCAAGGCCTTATCGGACGATGGAAACGACCGGACCGAAGAAGAGCAGGCCGCCTACAAGGATGGCAATGGAGAATAAATTCTTAAAATATTCAAAGCTCCCCACCGAACAGGTAAACCCGCGCACGGCCGACCTTGACCGGCTGCCGCTCCGGCGGGTGCTTGAGAAGCTGAACCGCGAAGACTCCCTTATTCCGAAGGCGGTCAAAAAAGCCATACCGCAGATAGAGAAAGCGGCGCGGGCCGTATCGCGGGCGTATCTCTCCGGCAACAAAATATTCTTTATCGGCGCCGGAACCAGCGGCCGGCTGGGAGTGCTTGAAGCGGCGGAACTCCCCCCCACTTACGGCGTAGACTCGGCAATCTTTACGGCGCTTATGGCCGGGGGCGACAAGGCCGTGTTCCACTCAAAGGAAGGAGCCGAAGATGTTTTTGACGACGGACGGCGCGAAATTTACAAACTCGCCCGCAAAGGAGATGTTGTTATAGGCATAGCCGCAAGCGGCATAACGCCGTATGTGCGCGGAGGGCTTGTCGCAGGCAAAAAGAAGGGCGCGGTAACAGCGCTTATTACCTGCAACCCCGGTGAAAAATCCAGGGAAACCGACGTGGTAGTGGCGCTTGACGTGGGGCCTGAACCGATTTCCGGTTCCACCCGCATGAAGTCGGGCACGGCCACCAAGCTTGCGCTGAACATGATTTCCACTTCTGCCATGGTAATTTCAGGCAAGGTTTACCGCAACTGGATGGTGGATGTAAAAACCACTTCGCACAAGCTCGTATTGCGCGCGGAGCGCATTGCCGCCACCCTGGGAGAAGTGCAGCAGGAAGAAGCGCGGCGCCTGCTTACTATCACCGGCAACGAAGTTAAGACGGCCATCGTAATGGCTCGCCGCGGGATAAGCCTGGAAAAAGCCCGCACCCTCATAAAAAAGCATAAAGGCTTCCTAAAAGCCATCCTTGGCTAAGGCAGATGCATAGCAGTTTAGATGCATAGCAGCTTAGAAGTTGAAATTCTTTGAAATTTCAGCCCGCTTTACATCCGTGCATCTCTACGTCCGCTCCTTCTTGCAAAATGAAACCTTTTCGCCGGATTATCCGTATGTTTTCATGGATGCCAAAAATATGAGATACCACAAGATTACAAGACTGCTTCGCGCTATGGCAGTTATGTTATTTTTTTCCCCGCTCGGAATTTATGCCCAGGAAGCCGCTCCGCTCTCTTTTGACGAAGCCGCCAGACTCCTGCTTCAGAACAACCCGCAGGCCATAACTGCCGAACGCGCCATAGACTCGGCCCGCAACCGTTCCTTATATTACCGTGCCGGCCTTTATCCGCAACTCTCCGCCAATGCCGGTTATAACCGCGTCGAAGGAGACTTAAGCCCGGCAAGCGAATCCTATTCATACGGTTTTTCCGCCACCCAGCCCATTTTCTCCCCCGCCCTGCCAGCCGCGATCCGCTCCGCCCTGGCCTCTTACCGCAAGACCGAGGCGGACTACGACCTGCTTAAGTCCGCTTTGCTTTTTGATCTCAAGACGACTTTTTCCGACCTCATCAAGGCGCGTGAAACCCTTAAACTTTCCGAAGTGACCCTTAAACGCCGGGCCGAAAATGTGGAGATAATCCGTATCAAATACGAAGCAGGCCGCGAGAACAAAGCCGCGCTTCTTGAAACCCAGTCCGTATACAAGACCTCCCAGTGGCAGCACGAGGGCTATAAAAAGGATCTGCGCCTCCTGGAACGGAAACTGAACCGCCTGCTTGGCCGCCCGCCCATGGCGGACACGCAGGTGACAGCCCTCCCCTCCTCACCGGTCCCGCCGGAAGAGTTTAATTCTTTTTCCGGCAGCCTGGAGAAACATCCATCGCTCCGCTCCGCCCGCGCCTTGCTGGAAGTAAGCCAGGCCGGCGTTGACCGCTCCAAAAGCGGATTTCTGCCCGAAGCCGACGCAGTGGGCAATTATACCTGGGCCGGCTCCGACTGGCCCGACAAGAACAAAAGCTGGTCGGCGGGCTTTACCCTTTCACTTCCATTATTCACCGGCGGCAAGCTTTCGGCGGACCTGACTTCCGCGCAAGCCGATAAAGCCCGCGCCGAGGCCTCTCTTAAAGACGCCCGGGACGAAGTTTATATAAACGCGGAGGACACCTTTCTATCCTGGCGCCAGGCCTGGTCCTTTATGGACGTGGCTAATACCGTCCTGGAATCGGCCAATGCCCGCGCCTGGCTTCTGCGCAAGCAGTATCTGGCCGGCCAGGCTTCATATTTCGAATGGCGCAATGTTGAAGAGCAGCTTATCAGCGCCGAGAATCAGCTTTTGTCGGCCAAGCGGGATCTCGCCGTAGCCCACGCAGCCTTCACCAGATCTTTAGGAGAATTCTAATGAAAAAGAGCTTTTTCAAAACCAAGAAATTTATATTCGGCGGCATCATCCTGGTACTGATCGGCGGAGGCTGGACCGCCTGCGAACATAGCCGGGCCAAGAAGGAGCTTAAGAAGCTGGAAGATCTCTCTCCCGTGAAAGTCGCCAAAGGGCTGTTCGTAATAAAGACCCAGGCTATAGGCGTAGTTGAGCCGGAAAACCGCGTGCTGGTAACGCCTTCGGTAAGCGGCCGGGCGGAGGAAGTACTGTTCCGCGAAGGCGACCTGGCGAAAAAAGGCCAGATACTTGCCTGGGTAAGTTCAAGCGAGCGCACCGCGCTTTTAGACTCCCTTAAAATGAACGGTTCCACTCCCGAGGAGAAGAAAATGGTGGAAGAAGCCTACAATCTTACGCCCGTGGTCTCCCCCATAGACGGCATGGTGATAAAACGCGCCGTTGAGCCGGGCCAATCCGTCAGCGAAGCAAAGGAAATAGCCGTTCTCTCGGACCGCCTCATCATCAAGACCTATGTGGACGAGACCGACATCGGCAGCGTGAAAGAAGGCCAGAAAGCCGAGTTCTACCTTGATTCTTTCCCCAAGGACAAGTACGAGGGAAATGTGCTTTCCATCGCCAGAGAGTCCATCCTGAAGGAAGGTGTGACTGTTTACGAAGTGAAGATCCTGGCCTCTAAAAATATCCCGGTACTGCGCTCCGGCATGACGGCCGACGTGCGCGTAATAACAGACGTGAAACCGAAAGCTCTTTACCTGCCCAAGAAAGCCATTACTTACAAGGATGGGGACGCTTTTGTGACTATTAAAGACGCAAAAGCAAAAAAGGTAACCGACAAAAAAGTGGAGCTCGGCGCCTCCAATGAGAAAACCATAGAGATACTTTCGGGTGTCAGCGAGAAC
This is a stretch of genomic DNA from Elusimicrobiota bacterium. It encodes these proteins:
- a CDS encoding dipeptide epimerase, whose product is MKTSLITGCAERVLRADLFTPFTISSGSHKSLENALFSVKSKDGFTGWGEAAVASHITGETLESTRKGLNMAAKYLEGKDSADYLKLFCALEEILDSRRAALAAVQTALLDLACRRLDISLWRFFGGAKARLKTDITVVIGGAAEARDFTLKMRRAGFKIFKIKVGIDFDEDMRRLEAVNKSAPGCDIYLDANCAYTAAEAQKFIAALGKKGIVPAVFEQPVAKNDLEGLSWLSKKLKMPVCADESAYSVNEVFRLLAAKAVTAVNIKLTKFGFLKAREVWTLARAKGVKLMMGEMLETELASGVAAQFAGGLGGFDFIDLDTPFFIKDSGMRGAGFISRDGVYNLDKIRAGTGVVPK
- a CDS encoding alpha-amylase family glycosyl hydrolase, with translation MKVKKLLATVLLLLPLSGGRVFCASVHNPGSSVPRFDSTIMLQGFNWTSWKTSPWWNTVESRAGDMSRAGINLVWLPPSSDSASDEGYLPRRLYIQDSKYGSSVELASAITALRAKGVRVIADIVINHRVGTKGWADFTDPAWGPESVCSDDEWGKGRGAPDTGKGVPFARDLDHTNAAVQKDITAWMTWLRTSVGYDGWRYDFARGYDSKYMLMYNRATKPVFAVAEIWDDLDLNNTDTHRQALASWMDSVNGEIKVFDFTTKGILQQAVASGEYWRLKDASGRPSGLIGWWPDNAVTFVDNHDTTLNASSSKSWPFPSDKVMQGYAYILTHPGVPCIFWSHFFDWGLKDEITRLAKIRKSLGINSSSSVSIIQASQNLYAAVIDNKLAVKLGGQSWDPGPGWTLTAQGNDYMVWYKN
- a CDS encoding UvrB/UvrC motif-containing protein, with translation MLCMDCGRREAVVFLKMAVNNKVTDAHLCAVCAAKKGAGPALLEQSTGVGDYRSGDKPSFPGQKGGAVPAGYESGSLNIPDILGGINGCFKEFLPAGKKALHCPACALTYREFKETGKLGCSVCYVSFDAQLSELLTRAYGSCLHTGKVYATRAAKSFEKCDSAATGKRERKAQTARRLKGLNAELKAAVDREDFETAARLRDQIKKLG
- a CDS encoding ABC transporter ATP-binding protein, which gives rise to MDKIVEITGLSKAYVQGHEQVQVLEEINFFARKGEFIVLLGPSGSGKSTFLNLIGLLDDSYSGEIRLYGRKLELLSESEKAVLRLKNIGFVFQFDSLLPEFTVLENIDMPLRIAGRGDTSRAVGLLRRFGLEALAHKFPMEISGGEKQRAAILRALVNNPGLLIADEPTGNLDRHNAKIVLDDLKKANSIGASVLMVTHNEDAASYADRVFHLSGGRLEAVT
- a CDS encoding ABC transporter permease, producing MSAEFFIAYRYLKAKRKGLFSMVTTLIGVAGVTVGVAALITTLSVMNGFQSDIKKKIVDAQAHIIIYGPMRTQDRARLTSALSEQGHVTAFSPFVLGQGILTFDNRSTGVVVKGLDPEGEFKINNLKASLKTGSWNALKETGSMVPAIILGEELAKNIGVWLGDEVILVSPKSVATSIGIFPKMRKFKVAGLLHTGYYEFDNTMAYCGIKDAGDFFNLDGGANGMGLKLDDIELSGRVAAALKKSLGFQYTVKTYADMNQTLFAALKLEKFMMSLVLALIILVATFNIASNLLMMSVEKLRDIGILRSIGAGPGFIRRVFFWEGNLIAISGISLGVLLGLALSLFIGRYPVVELPSDIYYISRVPVEIKLRDVLGTVFISYALCMLSAVYPALRASKISPVDAIRYG
- the lysS gene encoding lysine--tRNA ligase; its protein translation is MNITPNSGINDIIANNYAKIKTIREQGIDPFPHRFRLTHKIDRARQAPADTSVIIAGRIVLMRVMGKATFAHLKDGTGKMQIYVKKDAVGEAAYELFKKQMHVGDFLGVEGKLFLTHTGELTVNAEKLTVLSKSVRPLPEKFHGLTDPEARYRERYLDLISNEEARTIFVRRAQVVSAIRGVLDADGYLEVETPVLCAQAGGASARPFITFHNAYKYELYMRIATELPLKKLIIGGFDGAYEIGRVFRNEGVDTRHNPEFTTLEAYKAYSDYNGMAELVETIFKKCSLIIGADTVDYNGMTVNLKPPFKRLSLPGEWLKKTGENIHEVLKGKSFNKENLKKLAAKLHIESAADTPPAKIFERIMDEKILSELDQPTFVMDYPTAITPLAKCKTGDESIVERFEFFAGKEEIANAYSELNDPEDQKSRLEEQLRQREEENNGEADILDKDFIEAMEYGMPPMGGIGIGIDRLTMLFAGKPSIREVILFPLLKPEAAKYKAPDL
- a CDS encoding response regulator yields the protein MAKVMVVDDEKDVVYLIKVLMEREQLEVHEAYNGLEAFNLLTSLDAAKKIIPDVLILDIMMPEMDGYTLQGKLQEINELSHIPIIILTAKGQMKDLFELSSNIFAFVEKPFEPKNLVKIVKDAIASKPSDGHSP
- a CDS encoding nucleoside-diphosphate kinase, yielding MALEKTLILIKPDGIKRRLTGLAIDRLENAGFELVGAKAVSVTEDLARKHYDALKDKPFFENLIKYIRGEFHGISKNRIIALVYRGENAIKGVRAVVGATNPEEAAPGSIRGSFGRISSKGQFENVVHASGDAEDARREVALWFKPDEIIE